From one Gossypium hirsutum isolate 1008001.06 chromosome D08, Gossypium_hirsutum_v2.1, whole genome shotgun sequence genomic stretch:
- the LOC107890408 gene encoding glycine-rich protein 23, translating to MAKWSSSLLVLLALVVVHASARNVPTKTTTMAANAVPSAASASVGDQKNFLTYGGAGGFAGIGSNGMPFGGGGVLGGVTPFGGVGGLGGGGLGGLGGTGGFGGLGGTGGVGGLGGPGGVGGFGGTGGADGLGGTGGVGGFGGAGGGVGGGVGGAVGGGVGGGAGAGAGGGGGAGLLPSP from the coding sequence ATGGCAAAGTGGAGTTCATCGTTGCTTGTTCTTCTTGCATTAGTTGTGGTTCACGCTAGTGCAAGAAATGTTCCCACAAAGACTACTACAATGGCTGCTAACGCCGTGCCTAGTGCTGCATCTGCGTCCGTTGGTGACCAAAAGAACTTCCTTACTTACGGTGGTGCAGGGGGCTTCGCTGGCATTGGctcaaatggcatgccatttggtGGTGGTGGGGTTCTTGGTGGGGTTACTCCCTTTGGTGGTGTAGGTGGACTTGGTGGTGGTGGTTTGGGTGGACTTGGAGGAACCGGAGGATTCGGTGGACTTGGAGGAACCGGTGGAGTCGGTGGACTTGGAGGTCCCGGTGGAGTCGGTGGATTTGGAGGTACCGGTGGAGCCGATGGACTTGGAGGAACCGGTGGAGTCGGTGGATTTGGTGGTGCTGGTGGTGGTGTAGGGGGTGGAGTAGGAGGTGCTGTTGGCGGTGGAGTTGGAGGTGGAGCAGGAGCAGGAGCTGGTGGTGGCGGTGGCGCTGGTTTACTTCCTTCCCCATGA